The following are from one region of the Biomphalaria glabrata chromosome 12, xgBioGlab47.1, whole genome shotgun sequence genome:
- the LOC106052969 gene encoding ataxin-2-like isoform X3 — translation MASAALSNTRSSGGARPRNKPNNLPNRQYQNNYQNRRETPEPEPSRISPQGLYNDPRTAMIMCSFMGTRTTVKTTSGNTYKGHTTGFSEKGDIALCDARLEDEDNNSQNPVIPGIIIHKDRFVVCKTNGVDLKSICSGSDFTDSAIASRSNGSSTEGQLRQLQPWQDDDAQDINPNLSLDDKNGGWEAKEMFAVNNEKFNVQSSFNEDMNEYTTKLPDPNSEGYEERQRFAQKQAEEIERSEAYQNRIAKELNDGDEENRFSAVHRSGESQQTHRSVESNNAGGKNPYTIPALRGDGEQSLKNGLPRNQARQFQRQVSPLSASSQQSQQHPHHHSQNPRPINNHYQGPPPSSNVPLRNQGPPVVHRAQASQNHSVPPTQLQFTQQQPPPPPHSHTQPPAQQHQRPAQQLVSPTQHVNSKSQPHPPHQQSSPANIPLSSLTQQAPPQHQVQNKMSPPNSQAPQTLPNAKSVPAATNINGPLPQNNMTRPQNVKQINGDGPNNIESPSQKHLEAQLAGPVSAADSQQVPRTVVPVSPPSVLSNERRVGRGMETLITSPEERKKSVETLKEFKRNFNLSNDNRQEEPVETVPMAAAPVASTAPVNLTPEVVSPHIEPTEFPHKPLDKTDEEEAPTDKVSKSTLNPNAKEFRPKVQTITEAQSPSPQPRSSPHIQQPMVYYNPVMVQYPMVQNTSRKRATVSLNHQLNTLSTVPDLSHVTGQPLLATQPVVLMPSNGQQGYPFRMFSPGVNSIALAQGGQHIGIDQGSQQGQPQTVFMAAPTQPMPAHLAPHPQPAHSQPHPSSNQAPQPTHVPNPAPSPVQQHNSQQMQQQLAHHMSQVPPQSLTPQPAHFPQMNLSYAIPAMPRTTVSGQQGISAAHPTTVSIGYPVSQYPYPNGNPAQYPFAPAAHPQTSQNSSHGQGPQPQYVMMPSPHPQGHPPMQQNPQPYPAGIQFQPQHNIMQGPPQMPPNMGPNPNQGGHHIIHSPMPGIHQQVSSSPSMYMPAAALQQYQHQQ, via the exons atggcATCAGCTGCACTTTCAAACACACGAAGCAGTGGGGGTGCTAGGCCTCGCAATAAACCAAATAATTTACCAAACAG ACAATATCAAAACAATTATCAAAACAGAAGAGAAACTCCTGAGCCAGAg CCATCAAGAATTTCACCTCAAGGTTTATATAATGATCCCAGAACTGCCATGATCATGTGCAGTTTTATG GGCACACGAACAACAGTTAAAACAACAAGTGGTAACACTTATAAAGGACATACTACTGGCTTTTCTGAAAAA GGAGACATTGCCCTTTGCGATGCCAGACTGGAAGATGAGGATAACAACTCACAGAATCCAGTTATACCTGGAATAATTATTCACAAAGATAGATTTGTTGTATGCAAAACTAATGGAGTAGATCTTAAAAGCATCTGTTCTG GTTCTGATTTTACTGATTCTGCAATAGCTAGCAGGTCAAATGGCAGCAGTACAGAGGGCCAACTGAGACAGTTACAACCCTGGCAAGATGACGATGCTCAGGATATTAATCCTAATCTATCACTAGAtgacaag aatggaGGATGGGAAGCCAAAGAAATGTTTGctgtaaataatgaaaaatttaatGTGCAATCTTCTTTTAATGAAGATATGAATGAGTACAC AACAAAGTTACCAGATCCTAACTCTGAGGGCTATGAAGAAAGGCAAAGATTTGCCCAGAAGCAAGCAGAGGAGATTGAACGTAGTGAGGCATATCAAAATAGGATAGCTAAGGAACTTAATGATGGGGATGAAGAAAACCGCTTTTCAGCTGTTCATCGAAGTGGGGAATCACAGCAAACACACCGCTCTGTGGAGTCTAACAACGCTGGTGGAAAGAACCC ataCACAATACCTGCACTCAGAGGAGATGGGGAACAAAGCTTAAAGAATGGATTGCCAAGAAATCAGGCCAGGCAGTTTCAAAGACAAGTGTCTCCTTTATCTGCTTCCAGCCAACAATCACAGCAACATCCCCACCATCATTCTCAGAACCCACGGCCAATAAACAACCATTACCAGGGCCCACCACCTTCTTCCAATGTACCATTAAGAAATCAAGGGCCACCGGTTGTACACAGAGCCCAGGCATCCCAGAACCACAGTGTCCCTCCTACACAGCTTCAGTTCACACAGCAGCAGCCTCCTCCTCCCCCTCACTCCCACACCCAGCCCCCAGCGCAGCAGCATCAAAGACCAGCACAGCAGCTGGTGTCGCCAACCCAGCATGTCAACAGTAAATCTCAACCTCACCCTCCTCATCAGCAGTCCTCCCCAGCCAATATACCATTGTCTTCTCTAACTCAGCAGGCCCCACCTCAGCATCAAGTGCAGAACAAGATGAGCCCTCCAAACTCTCAGGCGCCACAAACATTGCCAAACGCTAAAAGTGTTCCAGCTGCAACTAATATCAATGGACCATTACCCCAAAACAATATGACTAGACCACAGAATGTGAAACAAATTAATGGAG ATGGGCCAAATAATATAGAGAGTCCAAGTCAGAAACATTTAGAAGCCCAGTTAGCAGGCCCAGTCTCAGCGGCAGATAGTCAACAGGTGCCCAGGACTGTTGTTCCTGTTTCTCCCCCATCAGTGCTTTCAAATGAGAGAAGAGTTGGAAGAGGCATGGAAACACTTATAACAAGCCCAG aagagagaaagaaaagtgtGGAGACATTAAAAGAATTCAAGCGCAATTTTAATTTG TCGAATGACAATAGACAAGAGGAGCCGGTTGAGACAGTTCCAATGGCAGCAGCACCTGTGGCTTCAACAGCACCTGTCAATCTAACACCAGAAGTAGTTTCTCCTCATATAGAACCCACAGAGTTTCCTCATAAGCCTTTAGACAAAACTGATGAAGAGGAAGCACCAACTGATAAAGTCAG TAAATCAACATTGAATCCAAATGCCAAGGAATTCAGAcca AAAGTCCAAACTATCACTGAAGCCCAGTCCCCCTCTCCTCAGCCTAGGAGTTCTCCTCATATACAGCAGCCTATGGTTTATTACAATCCTGTTATGGTGCAATATCCAATGGTACAAAATACTTCTAGAAAACGAG CTACTGTTTCACTTAATCATCAACTCAATACTTTGAGTACTGTACCTGATTTGTCGCATGTGACTGGACAACCACTTTTAGCAACACAGCCTGTAGTACTCATGCCAAGCAATGGACAGCAGGGTTATCCG TTTCGGATGTTTTCCCCTGGTGTTAACTCTATAGCACTGGCTCAAGGTGGACAGCACATTGGAATAGATCAAGGGTCACAACAGGGCCAACCTCAGACTGTATTTA TGGCCGCCCCGACCCAGCCTATGCCGGCTCATCTTGCACCACACCCTCAGCCAGCTCACAGTCAACCTCACCCATCGTCCAACCAGGCACCCCAGCCAACACATGTTCCCAACCCAGCACCATCACCAGTGCAGCAGCACAACTCCCAACAGATGCAGCAGCAATTGGCACATCACATGTCACAGGTGCCCCCTCAGTCTTTGACCCCCCAGCCAGCGCACTTCCCCCAGATGAATCTAAGCTATGCCATTCCTGCCATGCCTAGGACCACAGTGTCTGGGCAGCAAGGCATCTCAGCAGCACACCCGACAACAGTTAGTATAGGTTATCCTGTTTCTCAATATCCTTATCCTAATGGTAATCCAGCTCAGTACCCATTTGCACCTGCAGCACACCCACAGACATCCCAAAATTCCTCACATGGGCAAGGACCTCAACCTCAGTATGTCATGATGCCTAGTCCACATCCACAAGGGCATCCTCCTATGCAGCAGAATCCACAACCATATCCAGCTGGTATCCAGTTCCAGCCCCAGCACAATATTATGCAAG GACCACCACAGATGCCCCCTAACATGGGCCCTAATCCAAATCAAGGTGGGCACCATATAATCCATTCACCAATGCCTGGCATTCATCAACAAGTCTCAAGTTCTCCAAGCATGTACATGCCAGCTG CAGCTCTACAGCAGTATCAGCACCAACAATAA